The Scomber japonicus isolate fScoJap1 chromosome 9, fScoJap1.pri, whole genome shotgun sequence genome includes a region encoding these proteins:
- the LOC128364619 gene encoding pepsin A-like, with product MMKWLVVLSALVAFSECLHRMPLIKGKSAREYLEERGMWEQVRQQFPYRPMAKFVQTGTQSMTNDADLSYYGVISIGTPPQSFSVIFDTGSSNLWVPSTWCSSPACQNHQKYNPYQSSTFVWNGKALSIYYGTGSMTGSLASDTVEVGGISVTKQVFGASRTEAQFMTYMKADGILGLAFQSLASDNVVPVFYNMVSEGLVPLPMFSVYLSRNSDQGSEVVFGGVDPSHYTGQITWIPLTSATYWQIKMDSVTINGQTVACSGGCQAIIDTGTSLIVGPTTDINNMNSRVGASTNQYGEATVNCQNIQTMPDVTFTLNGHAFTVPASAYVSQSSYGCRTGFGQEGTQQLWILGDVFIREYYAVFDTQNQMVGLAQSV from the exons ATGATGAAGTGGCTCGTCGTCCTGTCAGCCCTTGTGGCTTTCTCCGAATGCCTCCACAG GATGCCCCTGATCAAGGGAAAGTCTGCCAGGGAAtacctggaggagagaggaatgtGGGAGCAGGTCAGGCAGCAGTTCCCATATCGTCCAATGGCCAAGTTTGTCCAGACTGGTACTCAGTCAATGACCAACGATGCTGAC CTGTCCTACTATGGCGTGATCTCTATCGGTACCCCTCCTCAGTCCTTCTCCGTTATCTTTGACACCGGCTCCTCTAACCTGTGGGTCCCTTCAACCTGGTGCTCCAGCCCGGCCTGTC AGAACCACCAGAAATATAACCCTTACCAGTCCTCTACCTTTGTTTGGAATGGCAAGGCTCTGTCCATCTATTACGGCACCGGCAGCATGACCGGAAGTCTGGCCAGTGACACTGTTGAG GTTGGCGGCATCTCTGTGACCAAACAGGTGTTCGGCGCTAGCCGAACAGAGGCTCAATTTATGACTTACATGAAGGCTGATGGTATCCTGGGACTGGCCTTCCAGTCTCTTGCCTCTGACAATGTTGTGCCTGTCTTTTACAACATGGTCAGTGAGGGACTTGTGCCTCTGCCCATGTTCTCCGTCTACCTGAGCCG CAACAGTGATCAGGGTAGCGAGGTGGTCTTTGGTGGTGTTGACCCAAGCCACTACACTGGACAAATCACCTGGATCCCTCTGACCTCTGCTACCTACTGGCAGATTAAAATGGACAG tgTTACCATCAATGGACAGACTGTTGCCTGCTCTGGTGGCTGCCAGGCCATCATTGACACTGGCACCTCCCTGATTGTTGGCCCAACCACCGACATCAACAACATGAATTCCCGGGTTGGAGCTTCAACCAACCAGTATGGAGAA GCTACAGTGAACTGCCAGAACATCCAGACCATGCCTGATGTCACCTTCACTCTCAATGGTCATGCCTTCACCGTTCCTGCATCTGCCTACGTCTCTCAG AGCTCCTACGGTTGCAGGACTGGCTTTGGCCAGGAGGGCACTCAACAGCTCTGGATCCTGGGAGATGTCTTCATCAGGGAATACTACGCCGTCTTTGATACTCAGAACCAGATGGTTGGTCTGGCACAGTCTGTGTAA
- the LOC128364624 gene encoding pepsin A-like yields MMKWLVVLSALVAFSECLHRMPLIKGKSAREYLEERGMWEQVRQQFPYRPKAKFVEKSTQSMTNDADLSYYGVISIGTPPQSFTVVFDTGSSNLWVPSIWCTSQGCQNHQKFDPYKSSTFVWNGQPLSIYYGTGSMTGSLASDTVEVGGLSVTKQVFGVSQTEAPYMAYMKADGILGLAFQSIASDNVVPVFYNMVSEGLLPQPMFSVYLSRNSEQGSEVVFGGVDYSHFTGQITWIPLTSATYWQIKMDSVTINGQTVACSGGCQAIIDTGTSLIVGPTSDISNMNSQVGASANQYGEATVNCQNIQTMPDITFTLNGHAFTVPASAYVSQSSYGCRTGFGSEGTDQLWILGDVFIREYYTIFDTQVQSIGLAQSV; encoded by the exons ATGATGAAGTGGCTCGTCGTCCTGTCAGCCCTTGTGGCTTTCTCCGAATGCCTCCACAG AATGCCCCTGATCAAGGGAAAGTCTGCTAGGGAGtacctggaggagagaggaatgtGGGAGCAGGTCAGGCAGCAGTTCCCATACCGTCCAAAGGCCAAGTTCGTCGAGAAGAGTACTCAGTCAATGACCAATGATGCTGAC CTGTCCTACTATGGCGTGATCTCTATCGGTACCCCTCCTCAGTCCTTCACGGTTGTCTTTGACACCGGCTCCTCTAACCTGTGGGTCCCTTCAATCTGGTGCACCAGCCAGGGCTGTC AGAACCACCAAAAATTCGACCCTTACAAGTCCTCTACCTTTGTTTGGAATGGCCAGCCTCTGTCCATCTATTACGGCACCGGCAGCATGACCGGAAGTCTGGCCAGTGACACTGTTGAG GTTGGTGGTCTGTCTGTGACCAAACAGGTGTTCGGCGTTAGCCAAACAGAGGCTCCATACATGGCTTACATGAAGGCTGATGGTATCCTGGGACTGGCCTTCCAGTCTATTGCCTCTGACAATGTTGTGCCTGTCTTTTACAACATGGTCAGTGAGGGACTGTTGCCTCAGCCCATGTTCTCCGTCTACCTGAGCCG CAACAGTGAGCAGGGCAGCGAGGTGGTCTTTGGTGGTGTTGACTATAGCCATTTCACTGGACAAATCACCTGGATCCCTCTGACCTCTGCTACCTACTGGCAGATTAAAATGGACAG tgTTACCATCAATGGACAGACTGTTGCCTGCTCTGGTGGCTGCCAGGCCATCATTGACACTGGCACCTCCCTAATTGTTGGCCCAACCAGCGACATCAGCAACATGAATTCCCAGGTTGGAGCTTCAGCCAACCAGTATGGAGAA GCTACAGTGAACTGCCAGAACATCCAAACCATGCCTGATATCACCTTCACTCTCAATGGTCATGCCTTCACCGTTCCTGCATCTGCCTACGTCTCTCAG AGCTCCTACGGTTGCAGGACTGGCTTTGGCTCAGAGGGCACTGACCAGCTCTGGATCCTGGGAGATGTCTTCATCAGGGAATACTACACCATCTTTGATACTCAGGTCCAGAGTATTGGTCTGGCACAGTCTGTGTAA
- the LOC128364621 gene encoding pepsin A-like, translating into MMKWLVVLSALVAFSECLHRMPLIKGKSAREYLEERGMWEQVRQQFPYRPLAKFVETGTQSMTNDADLSYYGVISIGTPPQSFTVIFDTGSSNLWVPSIWCTSQGCQNHQKFNPYKSSTFVWNGQPLSIYYGTGSMTGSLASDTVEVGGLSVTKQVFGVSQTEAPYMAYMKADGILGLAFQSIASDNVVPVFDNMVSEGLLPQPMFSVYLSRNSEQGSEVVFGGVDYSHFTGQITWIPLTSATYWQIKMDSVTINGQTVACSGGCQAIIDTGTSLIVGPTSDINNMNSQVGASANQYGEATVNCQNIQTMPDITFTLNGHAFTIPASAYVSQSSYGCRTGFGSEGTQQLWILGDVFIREYYAIFDTQVQMIGLAQSV; encoded by the exons ATGATGAAGTGGCTCGTGGTCCTGTCAGCCCTTGTGGCTTTCTCCGAATGCCTCCACAG GATGCCCTTAATCAAGGGAAAGTCTGCTAGGGAAtacctggaggagagaggaatgtGGGAGCAGGTCAGGCAGCAGTTCCCATACCGTCCATTGGCCAAGTTCGTCGAAACTGGTACTCAGTCAATGACCAACGATGCTGAC CTGTCCTACTATGGCGTGATCTCTATCGGTACCCCTCCTCAGTCCTTCACGGTTATCTTTGACACCGGCTCCTCTAACCTGTGGGTCCCTTCAATCTGGTGCACCAGCCAGGGCTGTC AGAACCACCAGAAATTCAACCCTTACAAGTCCTCTACCTTTGTTTGGAATGGCCAGCCTCTGTCCATCTATTACGGCACTGGCAGCATGACCGGAAGTCTGGCCAGTGACACTGTTGAG GTTGGTGGTCTGTCTGTGACCAAACAGGTGTTCGGCGTTAGCCAAACAGAGGCTCCATACATGGCTTACATGAAGGCTGATGGTATCCTGGGACTGGCCTTCCAGTCTATTGCCTCTGACAATGTTGTGCCTGTCTTTGACAACATGGTCAGTGAGGGACTGTTGCCTCAGCCCATGTTCTCCGTCTACCTGAGCCG CAACAGTGAGCAGGGCAGCGAGGTGGTCTTTGGTGGTGTTGACTATAGCCACTTCACTGGACAAATCACCTGGATCCCTCTGACCTCTGCTACCTACTGGCAGATTAAAATGGACAG tgTTACCATCAATGGACAGACTGTAGCCTGCTCTGGTGGCTGCCAGGCCATCATTGACACTGGCACCTCCCTGATTGTTGGCCCAACCAGCGACATCAACAACATGAATTCCCAGGTTGGAGCTTCAGCCAACCAGTATGGAGAA GCTACAGTGAACTGCCAGAACATCCAGACCATGCCTGATATCACCTTCACTCTCAATGGTCATGCCTTCACCATTCCTGCATCTGCCTACGTCTCTCAG AGCTCCTACGGTTGCAGGACTGGCTTTGGCTCAGAGGGCACTCAACAGCTCTGGATCCTGGGAGATGTCTTCATCAGGGAATACTACGCCATCTTTgatactcaggtccagatgatTGGTCTGGCACAGTCTGTGTAA